Proteins encoded in a region of the Gallalistipes aquisgranensis genome:
- a CDS encoding TolC family protein, with protein sequence MGTMEYKDNARLLEKANRNACGLKGLRRNRHALRWKEENERCSGYRLSIRSMLWTLAAGLLIGMLAGCTGKFRSPEMKLPDRYLYAGNLDTSRTVVNTRWWENFGDTLLNSLIEQALENNRDLAAAASRVEQARINIGAVRSQFLPSFGAGLSGSAEYTEQTKIEQEYFLKPSVSWEISLFGKLKHATEAARAELLSSEAAYRGVMLSLAAEVATTYFTLLQYERNLEISIKSYRLRKQSTDMIDSMFRYGMSSAVALEQARGLTATAAADIPQYQRAVAQTALSLNILLGENPQPFIHHSLLFYDTVQIADGQQAENLNERRTPIKTEFDQAMDAYIRSGWESDGKEQDELGSTLLSDSLPEKIPAGLPAALLQRRPDILEAYYKAQAAWARIGVAQAARWPSISLTADGGVLSGTVKGLFHGNPFVWSAGLSVTEPIFAFGRNKRNVEIAREESHQAVLDYEQTVLTALGDVEKALVAISTYREQLQKQRELLRATAVTQLLTNELYRSGLTDYLQVLDAERTFYDNQIQYISIRSQQFISYIALYKALGGGW encoded by the coding sequence ATGGGAACAATGGAATACAAGGATAACGCCCGGTTACTGGAGAAGGCCAACCGCAATGCCTGTGGTCTGAAAGGGCTTCGCCGGAACCGGCATGCACTCCGGTGGAAAGAGGAAAACGAGCGCTGTTCGGGATACCGGCTGAGCATTCGTTCCATGCTGTGGACGCTGGCGGCTGGTTTGCTGATCGGTATGCTGGCCGGGTGTACGGGGAAATTCCGGTCGCCCGAAATGAAACTTCCCGACCGTTACCTTTACGCCGGCAACCTCGACACGAGCCGCACTGTCGTAAACACCCGGTGGTGGGAAAACTTCGGGGACACACTGCTCAACAGCCTGATAGAACAGGCCTTGGAAAACAACCGTGACCTGGCGGCAGCCGCTTCGAGGGTGGAACAGGCCCGCATCAATATCGGAGCCGTACGGTCGCAATTCCTGCCCTCTTTCGGGGCCGGGCTGTCCGGTTCAGCCGAATACACGGAACAGACGAAAATCGAACAAGAGTATTTCCTGAAGCCCTCCGTGAGCTGGGAAATCAGCCTTTTCGGCAAACTGAAGCACGCCACCGAAGCCGCCCGGGCCGAACTGCTTTCGAGCGAAGCGGCTTACCGGGGCGTCATGCTGTCGCTGGCCGCCGAAGTGGCGACCACTTACTTCACCCTGCTCCAATACGAACGCAACCTCGAAATTTCCATCAAAAGCTACCGTTTGAGAAAGCAGTCGACCGACATGATCGACTCGATGTTCCGGTACGGCATGTCGTCGGCCGTAGCCCTCGAACAGGCCCGGGGACTGACCGCCACAGCGGCGGCAGACATTCCCCAGTACCAGCGGGCGGTCGCCCAGACCGCCCTGTCCCTAAACATCCTGCTGGGAGAAAATCCCCAGCCGTTCATCCACCACAGCCTGCTCTTCTATGATACGGTACAAATCGCCGACGGACAGCAGGCCGAAAACCTGAACGAACGCCGGACGCCGATCAAGACGGAATTCGATCAGGCTATGGATGCCTACATCCGTTCGGGCTGGGAATCGGACGGTAAAGAACAGGACGAGTTGGGTTCGACGCTGCTGTCGGATTCGCTTCCCGAGAAAATTCCCGCAGGGCTGCCTGCCGCCCTGCTGCAACGACGTCCGGACATACTGGAAGCCTATTACAAGGCTCAGGCGGCCTGGGCCAGGATCGGCGTGGCGCAAGCCGCCCGATGGCCTTCGATCTCGCTGACGGCAGACGGAGGGGTGCTCTCCGGCACGGTCAAGGGCCTGTTCCACGGCAATCCGTTCGTCTGGTCCGCCGGACTCTCGGTCACCGAACCGATTTTCGCTTTCGGACGCAACAAACGGAACGTGGAGATCGCCCGGGAAGAGAGCCACCAGGCCGTGCTGGACTACGAACAGACCGTGCTGACCGCCCTCGGGGATGTGGAAAAGGCGCTCGTGGCCATCTCCACGTATCGGGAACAGTTGCAGAAACAGCGCGAACTGCTTCGGGCGACGGCCGTCACCCAACTCCTCACCAACGAACTCTACCGCAGCGGACTGACCGACTATCTGCAGGTACTGGACGCCGAGCGCACGTTCTATGACAACCAAATACAGTACATCTCCATCCGAAGCCAGCAATTCATCAGTTACATAGCCTTGTACAAGGCGCTGGGCGGAGGGTGGTAA
- a CDS encoding efflux RND transporter periplasmic adaptor subunit: MTELRTKIALFSMLLALFGCRSESRQTEMPAPRIEVFRVIRDSIPNRMNFISQTSSNADVAIQPRISGYLLSKHFEQGLPVKKGQLLFRIDPSLLQTEVAQAKASLASAEAQLIEAKNNYNRSIPLARINAISQSQLDQYRAQYASAEASRKAAQSQLRNAQIELSYATIYAPSDGIIGDSDPSVGDYVGAGTKFPVLATISNTDSVSVELTLPVSQYLKITGNSEIAPSYDNARLLSDIVMTLSDGTVYPYKGKYNYTEKNVNTSTGTIVFKVLFPNPDRVLKPGQFAQVAANLGPVHDALLVPQRCVSQSQGINSLWVMAPDSTAEYRKVSLGNTFGTLWEITDGVSDGETVLTSGQLKMRQGMKIIPVPTTPGAVTQKTSAQRADDSPATKTRR, from the coding sequence ATGACTGAACTAAGGACGAAAATCGCTCTGTTTTCCATGCTTTTGGCCCTTTTCGGCTGCCGTTCCGAATCCCGGCAGACCGAAATGCCGGCACCGCGCATCGAGGTTTTCCGGGTCATCCGCGACAGTATTCCCAACCGGATGAACTTCATCAGCCAGACAAGCAGCAATGCAGACGTCGCAATCCAGCCGAGAATCAGCGGCTATCTGCTTTCCAAACATTTCGAGCAGGGCCTGCCGGTCAAAAAGGGACAGCTGCTTTTCCGGATAGACCCGTCGCTGCTCCAAACCGAAGTGGCCCAGGCCAAAGCCTCCCTGGCTTCCGCGGAGGCCCAGCTGATCGAAGCGAAGAACAATTACAACCGGTCGATCCCCCTGGCTCGGATCAACGCCATCAGCCAGAGCCAGCTGGATCAATACCGCGCACAGTACGCTTCGGCCGAAGCCAGCCGCAAGGCGGCCCAGTCGCAACTTCGCAACGCCCAGATCGAACTGAGTTACGCCACGATCTATGCCCCTTCGGACGGGATCATCGGCGACAGCGATCCATCGGTCGGGGACTACGTGGGTGCCGGCACGAAATTCCCTGTGCTGGCCACGATCTCCAATACCGACTCGGTCAGCGTGGAGCTGACACTTCCGGTCTCCCAATACCTGAAAATCACGGGTAACAGCGAGATCGCCCCCTCTTACGACAACGCCCGCCTGCTTTCGGACATCGTCATGACCCTGTCCGACGGCACCGTCTATCCCTACAAGGGAAAATACAACTACACAGAAAAGAATGTCAACACCTCGACGGGAACCATCGTATTCAAAGTGCTCTTCCCGAATCCGGACAGGGTACTCAAACCGGGCCAGTTCGCCCAGGTGGCAGCCAATCTGGGTCCGGTGCACGATGCCCTGCTGGTTCCCCAACGGTGCGTGAGCCAAAGCCAGGGGATCAACAGCCTGTGGGTCATGGCCCCGGACAGCACAGCGGAATACCGGAAGGTATCCCTCGGCAACACGTTCGGTACACTCTGGGAGATAACGGACGGAGTCTCCGACGGGGAAACCGTACTGACCTCGGGACAACTCAAAATGCGGCAGGGAATGAAGATCATCCCCGTACCGACAACTCCCGGAGCCGTCACGCAAAAAACATCCGCACAAAGGGCGGACGACTCACCGGCAACCAAAACGAGGAGGTAG
- a CDS encoding efflux RND transporter permease subunit, with product MEKFFVNRPIFAMVIAIVIVLLGLLSIGSLPVEQYPDITPPVVEVSASYQGADALTVDQAVATPVSQSVIGVSDMLYMQSTSANDGQMSLQVTFDIGSDPDMDAVFTQNNVTSATAMLPDAVKTQGITTQKAMSGFLMVFSLYSDGRYDDNYLSNYAYINIQNELLKINGVGKVQIMGAGEYSMRIWIKPDMLNYHNISIADITSAVESQSGVYPAGKLGGEPAPEATEFTYTVTMPPQINTAEEYGDIVIRTEADGSQVRLKDVATVDLGSETYGTTSAFDGKASAMIVVYQSPGSNAVNVGKQVKATMERLSDDFPDSIDYATVVDATSSIRAGIAEISSTLLLALVLVILIIYLFIQDIRATIIPLIAIPVSLVGAFMLFPLLGFSVNIISLLGLILAIGLVVDDAIVVVEAIQVNIAKGMPPKQATLDAMKSVGPPIIATTVVLVSVFVPVSFMGGITGRLYQQFSITIAVSVIISAFNALTLSPALCSLLLKKRPEKTKGFFGAFNRWFDRKMDGYMSFTSVLTRHAARSFILIAVVAAAIFGMTRLLPGGFLPEEDQGYLMVAVNLPDAASLSRTQVSMQEIEAIIKARPDVEHVASAAGFNMLAGIATSNSGIVFVTLTDYNKRKYSAMEIADQLNGELYIAVPSAEAYAFGPPSIPGLGITSGMSLMVQDKGGNSVGYLADYTRKFIEAAKQRPEIATISTQFDDGIPQRHIRIDEQYALREGVSLDELHQLLTTYLGGAYINNFNRFGKLYQTYIQAESEYRQNKENLNSYFVKNADGKSVPISAFVTVEDTVGVEYITQFNLFRSIAVNASQSRGYSTAQGMAALEEVAGEVLPQDMGIAWNGMSYQEESASSAGNAVYVIALVFVFLCLAALYNSWALPLSILLGVPFAVFGAMIFVLCAHYVNPVYVDNLFMQISLIMLIGLAAKNAILIIEYANRLFFEQGKSLAEAAIGAARLRVRPIIMTAFAFILGVLPLVFASGAYSSARNVMGVALVGGMLIATILGIFVYPLLYLVVAKAARFDRKRELQTQEEQNYGNNGIQG from the coding sequence ATGGAAAAGTTTTTCGTCAACCGCCCCATCTTCGCGATGGTAATCGCCATCGTGATCGTACTGCTCGGACTGCTCTCGATCGGATCGCTGCCCGTAGAGCAATATCCGGACATCACGCCCCCCGTCGTGGAGGTATCAGCCAGCTATCAGGGAGCCGACGCCCTCACTGTGGATCAGGCCGTGGCCACGCCCGTATCGCAGAGCGTGATTGGCGTGAGCGACATGCTCTACATGCAGAGCACCAGCGCCAACGACGGTCAGATGTCGCTTCAGGTCACTTTCGACATAGGTTCCGATCCGGACATGGACGCCGTTTTCACCCAGAACAACGTGACCTCCGCCACCGCCATGCTGCCCGATGCGGTCAAAACGCAGGGTATCACCACCCAGAAAGCCATGAGCGGCTTCCTGATGGTGTTTTCACTCTACTCCGACGGCCGTTACGACGACAACTACCTCTCCAACTATGCATACATCAACATCCAGAACGAACTGTTGAAAATCAACGGCGTGGGAAAGGTGCAGATCATGGGGGCAGGAGAGTACTCCATGCGCATCTGGATCAAGCCCGACATGCTCAACTACCATAATATCTCCATTGCGGACATCACCTCGGCCGTCGAGTCGCAGAGCGGAGTCTATCCTGCGGGAAAACTGGGCGGAGAACCCGCCCCCGAAGCCACTGAATTCACCTATACGGTCACGATGCCGCCCCAGATCAACACGGCCGAAGAGTACGGAGACATTGTCATCCGCACCGAAGCGGACGGTTCCCAGGTCCGGCTCAAAGACGTGGCCACGGTCGACCTGGGCAGCGAGACCTACGGCACAACCTCGGCTTTCGACGGCAAGGCTTCGGCCATGATCGTCGTCTATCAATCGCCGGGCAGCAATGCCGTGAACGTCGGCAAACAGGTGAAGGCCACGATGGAAAGGCTTTCGGACGACTTTCCGGACAGCATAGATTACGCCACGGTCGTGGATGCCACCTCCTCGATCCGGGCGGGCATAGCGGAAATCTCCTCCACGCTGCTACTGGCTCTCGTGCTGGTCATTCTCATCATCTATCTGTTCATACAGGATATCCGGGCGACGATCATCCCCCTGATCGCCATCCCCGTCTCGCTGGTGGGTGCCTTCATGCTCTTTCCCTTGTTGGGCTTTTCGGTCAATATCATCTCGCTGCTGGGATTGATCCTCGCCATCGGACTGGTCGTGGACGACGCCATCGTGGTCGTAGAGGCCATACAGGTCAACATCGCCAAGGGAATGCCGCCGAAACAGGCTACACTCGACGCGATGAAATCTGTCGGGCCGCCGATCATCGCCACCACGGTGGTGTTGGTTTCGGTCTTCGTACCCGTTTCGTTCATGGGTGGCATCACGGGCCGACTTTACCAGCAATTTTCGATTACGATCGCCGTTTCGGTCATCATTTCGGCCTTCAACGCACTGACTCTCTCCCCCGCCCTCTGTTCCCTGCTGCTGAAAAAACGCCCGGAGAAAACCAAGGGATTTTTCGGGGCGTTCAACCGCTGGTTCGACCGCAAGATGGACGGATACATGAGCTTCACCTCGGTACTCACCCGGCATGCGGCACGTTCCTTCATTCTGATCGCCGTGGTCGCGGCGGCCATTTTCGGCATGACCCGCCTTCTGCCCGGCGGATTCCTGCCCGAAGAGGACCAGGGCTACCTGATGGTGGCCGTGAACCTGCCCGACGCGGCCTCGCTCAGCCGCACGCAGGTCTCCATGCAGGAGATCGAAGCGATCATCAAGGCCCGCCCCGACGTGGAACATGTGGCCTCGGCGGCAGGATTCAACATGCTGGCAGGCATCGCCACCTCCAACAGCGGAATCGTATTCGTGACGCTGACCGATTACAACAAACGCAAATATTCCGCCATGGAGATCGCCGACCAGCTCAACGGAGAGCTGTACATAGCCGTTCCCTCGGCCGAGGCTTACGCCTTCGGACCGCCTTCCATTCCCGGACTGGGCATCACCTCGGGCATGTCGCTCATGGTGCAGGACAAAGGAGGCAACAGCGTGGGCTACCTGGCCGACTACACCCGCAAGTTCATCGAAGCGGCGAAACAACGGCCGGAAATCGCCACGATCAGTACGCAGTTCGACGACGGGATTCCGCAACGGCACATCCGTATCGACGAGCAGTACGCCCTGCGCGAAGGTGTTTCACTCGACGAACTGCACCAACTGCTGACCACCTATCTCGGCGGCGCCTACATCAATAACTTCAACCGTTTCGGAAAACTGTACCAAACCTACATCCAGGCGGAATCGGAATACCGCCAGAACAAGGAGAACCTGAACAGCTACTTCGTAAAGAACGCCGACGGGAAGAGCGTCCCCATTTCGGCCTTCGTCACAGTGGAGGACACGGTGGGCGTGGAATACATCACGCAATTCAACCTTTTCCGCTCAATCGCCGTCAACGCCTCCCAGAGCCGGGGATACTCCACGGCACAGGGTATGGCGGCACTGGAAGAGGTGGCCGGAGAGGTACTGCCCCAGGACATGGGCATCGCCTGGAACGGCATGTCCTACCAGGAGGAGAGCGCCTCTTCGGCCGGCAATGCAGTCTACGTCATCGCACTGGTCTTCGTATTCCTATGCCTGGCCGCCCTGTACAACAGCTGGGCGCTGCCGCTGAGCATCCTGCTCGGGGTGCCGTTCGCGGTCTTCGGGGCCATGATTTTCGTCCTGTGCGCCCACTATGTGAATCCGGTCTATGTGGACAACCTGTTCATGCAGATTTCGCTTATCATGCTGATCGGATTGGCCGCGAAAAACGCCATCCTCATCATCGAATACGCCAACCGTCTTTTCTTCGAACAGGGCAAATCGCTGGCGGAAGCGGCAATAGGAGCCGCACGGCTGCGGGTACGCCCCATCATCATGACTGCCTTTGCCTTCATTCTGGGGGTATTGCCGCTGGTATTCGCTTCGGGCGCCTACTCCTCCGCCCGCAACGTGATGGGCGTAGCGCTGGTGGGCGGCATGCTGATCGCCACGATACTCGGGATTTTCGTCTATCCGCTGCTCTATCTGGTCGTAGCGAAAGCGGCCCGTTTCGACCGCAAAAGGGAACTGCAAACACAAGAGGAACAAAACTATGGGAACAATGGAATACAAGGATAA